The Planctomicrobium piriforme genome includes the window AGGTCCCACTCACTCGGATCAAGTCGGCGGTGGACCGGACCTTGCCCTCTGGCAACAGTGTGAGCGCGGGAAACCTGGTTCGTCTCGCCCGGATGAAGTCGGACGAGTCGTATCGCGGATATGCCGCGGAGACGTTTCAGGCATTCGCGCCGCAGTTGCGGTCATCGCCTGCGAGTTGTCCGGCGCTAGCCCTGGCCCTGCAGGAATACCTGCACTGGTTCGGCGGTCCGGAAACTCCGAGTGCCGGGGAAGGGTTGTTCGCAGGCGGCCTTTCCAGTCCGCGCGATGTGCCTCCCCCTGCAGCGCTGGAAAGAGCCCCAAGGACGATGCCGGCCAGCGCGACAACGCCTCCGGCAACGCCCACGACGACCGGCATCCTGAGGGCATCAACCACCGAGGCCGCAGGGAATCCTGATGTGCAGGCTGCCGCGTGCATTTCGACGAGCAAGTTGCACGGTGGCGGAGAATGTACGCTCGCACTCGAAATCCAGATCGCCCCAGGTTGGAGACTGCTGACATCCCCTGCTGCAAATGTGGACATCAATCCCCTGAGCGTCTCAGTCCTCTCCCCGACCGGCGTCCAGATCAAGAATCTGCAGATTCAAGCGGGCGAAGCGTTGCGAGTCGCCGGTCTGGACCAGCCCGTGACAGCCAATTCCGACTCCGTCGCCGTCCTGGGAACGCTTGTCCTGCCGGCCGACTTGAAGCCGGTTGAAGAACTGGTCATCGAAGTCGCCTACACACTGTGTAACGAACAGAAGTGCCTGCCAGTCAAGAAGATTCAACTACGAGCCGCGGTCGCCAGTGCGACGGAGATGGAGCCGGTCACGCCCGTGAACGCCGCGTTGATAGAGTCGCTGCGCAGCCGATTGTCACTGAGAGCAGAGGGGCAATAACAAAATCGCAAATAGGAAAGAGTGACTTTCCTGCCTGTCCCCTATCCCCTTCAGTCACTCGACACATGGGGGAACTGCGATGGATTTGCGTCCCCATCTTCCCCCGGATACCATCCATCGGTTGATCCGTCGGAAGTTCAAAGGAATTCTCAACTTCTTGGAGCGGCGCTGAGCAATGGATTTGAATGCTCTCAGCTTTGGCAGCCATCGGCAGGCAGGACGCCTGACGGGGGGCCTGATTTGTCTGTTGCTCTGCACGGCCGCAGCGGCCGGCGGCGCCGACACGGTTTCTCCGCCTGCTGCGAACGACCGCATCACACTGAGCGGGCGTTTCCCTGGAGAAACCTGGCAGTTCTTCTCCGGGAAGAAGGACGCTCGTCTCGAAGAGACGTGGAAGATCATCAATGATGCAGACTCTGGCCAGCCGGTTCTGATCTGCACTGGCGAACCGCACGGCTACATCCAGACGGCCCGTTCGTTTGCCGCATTCGAGATGGAACTGGAATGGCGCTATCCCCGAGACGCCAATGGAAACAGCGGCATTCTGCTGTTTGTAAACGGCGAACCCCGGTTGTGGCCGGCGTCGGTTCAGGTCCAGCTCTACCAGCCTGAAGCCGGAAGTACGTTCCCCAATGGAAGTGCAAAAACCGGGAACGAGCTTCGCAAGGTTCCGCCCCTTTCCAAGCCGGTGAACAACTGGAATCGCTGCCACATCGTCTGCCGGGCAGGGACGGTCACTGTCACGATCAATGGACAGAAGGTCGGCGAAGTGACCGGCTGTGATCCGCAATCAGGTGCGATCGGGCTACAGAGCGAAGGTTCCGAGATTCATTTCCGGAACGTAGTGATTCGCCCGTTGCCGATGGATCTGGCAAGCCAGGGGGGCGTGACGACGCTGAAGTCGCTCCCTCAGGCATCGAACGACGCAGTCCTCGCGACCGAACCACTGCAACTCGTTCCGCCGGTCGACGTCGTTCCGTGAATCGGTCCCGACTGGAACGTGCCCCACTCGCAGTTCAGCGATCTCTTTGCATTCCCTACATGAGCGGATGCAATATCCACAACCCGCTGGAGTGGAGACCGAGCTGAAAGAACGGGCTCTGATGCCCCGCGGCTGATTGGACGGTGATCAGTTTTGACGCCAATCAGCCGGCACGCGTGAGCGTCCGGTTTACCCAATGTGCCAGCGGACAACGACGGGGGTGCAGGGGGCAAAGACGAACGAAGAAGGCACCCGGGGAAAACTGGCGGCAGAGCAGACCCCAAAAAAAGAAAAACGCCCTCGGGATCAAGTTCGATTCAGGCCACCGGCGGCTCGTGGAAAAGAAAGCTGTGTGCAGAATGGGTCAGGCTGCAAACAATTGCCGGTAAGCGTCGAGTCTTGGTCCCAGAGGGCATTGGTTGGGGTATCTCTGGCATATGCAGTCTCCATGCCAATAACACAAATTACTGCGCCGAGATTCAGCGCTGGCCTTCAATTCCTTGAATTCGAATGGTTTAGATCCTCAGGATTGCTTCTTGAACTTTTCTGTCGGCGGACTTAAGATCGTTTTCGGCGCAGTTTTCGGCGCTGAAAACCACACAGATCGGCGCTGAATATGAACGGTTCGGGACTTCAACGCTGGGCGATTTCGGCGCTGGCGGCCCTCGCTGTTCTTTATTGTCTTGTCGTTCTCTGGTACGTCCCGACGCAGTTCTCGTTGCCGCTGGGCTGCCTGCTCACCAATACCGAGTCAGAAGGAACGCCCCCGCGAGGACTCGAAATCCGCGACGTCAGCCTGCTCAAAGGGCTCGACGGCAAGATCCGGGGAATCACCCCTGAAGTCGGCGACCACATCATCGCCGCTGCCGGGCGACCGATTCGCTCCTTCGCCGACTGGGTCCGGCTCCACCGCGACCTCCGCAGTTGGAAGATCGATTCGGCCGCGCGGATCTCATTCGGTAAAGATCCGACGGAAGACAGCGCGCTCTCCAACCTCGCTGTGTTCGAATATCCCGACAAGTCGCGGGTGGTCGTCGTCTGGTTCCTGCGGCCGGGTAGCCCGAAGCCGTTGCAGGCCTGCCTGCCGCTGGTCGGCCAGCCGATCTTCAGCGTCTCCGCCACGCTGCTGTGGTTCGTGCTGGAATTGTGCGTCCTCATCATGGGGGCGGTCGCCTACTGGAATCGTCCGTTCGATCAGCCGCTGAGGACGTTTGTCGCCTTGTCTGCTCTGACGCTCGTGGCCTTCGTCGGCGGCAGTCACTGGTGGCTGATCGCCGGGAATCCCTGGCTGACAATCATTTTCTCGGTCGCCGGTACGCTGCTGCCTGCGGTGCTGCTGCATTTCTTTCTGGTCTATCCGTACCCGGTCTCGTGGTATGCGGACAACCAGCCGGCAAGTACCCGTCTGCTGTATCTCATCCCCGGGCTGGCGGCGGCAGGGTTGTCGGTGATGATTCTGGCGACCAGCATTCTGTCGGGAGAGCACGGGAACGGGCCGTTCGCCCAGACGATCGCCCGTTTGACCGGCGAAACCGCGGCGGCAATTGTTCCTCGACTGCGAAGCAGCATCTATCTGGTCTTCGGGATTGGGGTGACGTACTTCCTGCTGTCGCTGTTGGCGATCCGCCGCAGTCTGCAGGTGGCCAGAAATCCGTTCGAGCGAAATCAGGTGCGGTCGCTGCTCTGGGCAGCGCTCGCGGCCACGGCGCTCATCACCTATACGATGTATCTGGCAGTCACCGATCAGGTCGAATTCGCCCTCGGCGCCGCGCGATTGCCGATGTTCGGGGCGAGCCTGGCATTCATGCTGGCGTATGCGATCGGAATCGCACGCTACAAGCTGCTGCTCATCGATCAGGTGGTCTCGAAGGGGGCTTGGTACTACTTCGCCAGTGCGGGTCTGGCGCTGATTTTCTCGGCCTTGATTGCGATCGGCGCGATGCATGCCCTGCATCAGGACCTGTCGCTATTCGGTCAGACGGCCCCGCTGATCCTGGTTTTGATGACGGCCGTTTTGATTTTGATCTGGGTCCGGGACTCGCTGCAGCGAAACCTCGACCGCCGGTTCTTCAGCGAGAAATACCAGCTCGATAAAGCGCTCAACCGCATGAATCGAGTTGTCTCCAGCGTGCTGGAGCCAGAAGCGGTCGCCGACAGTTTGTTGACCTCCTGCCAGGAAATTCTGCAGGTGCAACATGTCACGCTGTATCTGCGAAAGGGGGTCCGCATGGACTTCCGGATGTTCACCGCCCGCGGACGGGGCGATCTCCCGCAACAGATCACGCTCGATGCGGAAGTCTTCGAATCACTGACGCAGGATCTGGTGCTGCAACGGGTCGCACACAGCGCCACGCCGGCCCAGCAACTGCTGCGAACCCTGAAATCGGAAGTGATTTACGGGCTGGAAATGCAGGGGCAATTGGGGGGCCTGCTGGCGCTGGGGGCGAAGCCCAACAACCTGCATTTCTCGGCAGAAGACCTGGCCTTCGTCGGGGCGATGGGCCGCATCTCGGGCGTGGCCCTGCACTGCGCCACCGTCCAGCAGGACGTCACGCGACTGAATCAAGACCTGCAGTTGAAGCTCGGCAAGATCGAAGACCAGGAACGCAAGCTGTCGGTATTACAGAACGAACTGGCGACGCTGTCCAAGCTCCCCACTCCCTCCGCGGTGGAAACCGAATTTCGTCGCGAGGGAATTCGCGGCAACTCGCCTGCAATTCTGTCGGTGCTGGAAACAGTGCGGAAAGTGGCGAGCAGCGAATCGTCGGTGTTGATCCGCGGCGAAAGCGGGACCGGCAAGGAATTGCTGGCTCGATCGATCCATGAGAACAGCCCCCGTCGTAACGGCCCGCTGGTGGCGGTTCACTGTGCGGCGCTCTCCCCGACGCTGCTCGAAAGCGAATTGTTCGGCCATGTGAAAGGGGCCTTCACCGACGCCCGGCAGGACAAGCCGGGACGTTTTCAGTTGGCGAATGGCGGCACTCTGTTCCTCGACGAAATCGGCGACATCTCGCTTGATGTGCAGGTCAAACTGTTGCGGGTGCTGCAGGAACGGGTGTTCGAGCCGGTCGGCAGCACTCAGACGGTGCCTGCTGACGTACGAATCGTCACCGCCACGCATCGGAATCTGGAGCAGCTGATTGCCAGCGGACGTTTTCGCGAAGACCTTTTCTACCGGCTCAACGTCATCAGCATCACTCTGCCGCCGCTGCGGGATCGTCAGGAAGACCTGTACGAACTGGCGGTGCATTTCCTGCGACGATCGAGCGCCAAAAGCAGCAAAAGCGTGCTGCATATCAATGACGAGGCGATGAAGTGCCTGCACAATTATCACTGGCAGGGGAACATCCGCGAGCTGGAAAACGTGATCGAACGGGCCGTGGTGCTGGCGGAAGGGACTTCAATTCGGGTCGAAGACCTTCCGGTCGAAATCCGCGAAGCCCCTCCCTGGCCGCAGGCAAGCGGTGAATCGCCAAGACCTGCGGTCGAAAGTCTGGTCAGCCGGACAGGGCAACTGGCTGTCCGCCGCAAGTCCCTGAACAAACAAGACGACGAACGCCGGGCACTGGTGGCGGCGCTCGATGAATGTGGCGGCAACAAGGCCGAAGCCGCGCGACTGCTGGGCATTCCGCGCAGCACGTTCTTCAGCAAGCTCAAGAAACACGGTTTGGGCTGATCTTTCACGCCGATTTGAACGAGGGCGGGTGATTTCTCGTCCCGAATCTTGAGAGTTGGACTCCTCAGAAAGACCGGTCGGGCCGAGGGCAAGGCCAGATTCGGCGTTCTCATCCGGAGCAAAACTCGCGAACTCGGGCAAGCAGGGTTTGAAGTCCGGGCCAACTCCGACAAGAATACCGGAGCGCCTTGAACTTGCCCGGCGAAAGCGTGTCCCGCTTTCGGCCTGCCAGGATCATGCCCCCTACATCCATCCCTTCCAGCCGGGTTGAGCTGGGCCTCCGGAGCTGTCTACTTATGAGCGGAACGAATCCCTTCGGCGCTGAATCGACTCTGAAAACACTGGCCGGCGATTTCAAAATCCATCGCCTCGAAAAACTGACTGAAATGGGTCTGGGCGATGTTTCCCGACTCCCCTTTTCGATTCGCGTGCTGCTGGAATCGGCCCTCCGCTGCTGCGACGGCTACATCGTCAGCGAGCAGGACGTGAAAAACGTTCTGAACTGGCGTCCCAAGCAGGCCGAGCCGACGGAAATTCCGTTCATGCCGGGCCGCGTGGTGTTGCAGGACTTCACCGGCGTGCCGGCGGTCGTCGACCTGGCGGCGCTGCGTGCGGCCATGGTCCGCATGGGGGGCGATCCGAAGAAGATCAATCCGCTGGTCCCCTGCGACCTCGTCATCGACCACAGCGTGCAGGTCGACGCGTTCGCGTCCGATGGGGCGTTACAGGAAAACCTGGACCTCGAATTTGAACGAAATCAGGAACGCTATCAGTTCCTCAAGTGGGGCCAGAAGGCGTTTCAGAACTTTCGCGTCGTCCCGCCGGCGACCGGCATTGTGCATCAGGTGAACCTCGAATATCTGGCCGGCGCGGTGCTCGCCCGTGACGGCGTCGCCTTCCCGGATTCGCTCGTCGGCACCGATTCGCATACGACCATGATCAACGGCCTCGGGGTCGTGGGCTGGGGCGTGGGGGGGATCGAAGCCGAAGCAGTCATGCTCGGGCAGCCGATTTACATGCTGCTGCCGGAAGTGGTCGGTTTCAAACTCAAGGGAGAACTGCCGGAAGGGGCCACCGCCACCGACCTGGTGCTGACGGCGACGCAAATGCTGCGTCGGCACGGCGTGGTCGGCAAGTTCGTCGAGTTCTACGGACCGGGCCTGGCGAGCATGTCGCTTCCTGATCGTGCGACGATTGCCAACATGGCCCCGGAATACGGCGCCACGATGGGCTTCTTCCCCGTCGACGACGAAACGCTGCGTTACCTCGAACGGACCGGCCGTTCGAAAGAGCAGATCGACCTCGTCGAGAAGTACTACAAGGCCCAAGGCATGTTCCGCACGGCGGAATCGCCCGAGCCTGAGTTCAGCACCACGATGGAACTCGATCTCGCCTGCATCGAACCCTCGATGGCCGGCCCCAAGCGTCCGCAAGACCGCATTCTGCTGACCGGCATGAAAGCCCAGTGGGAGCAGGATCTGTCGAGTACGTTCGGCAAGTTGACCAACACCGCCGATTCGACTCCCGCCAGCATGGCCGACGAAGGCGGGCTGGCCGCCGCGACGGTCGTTGCGAATGATCCCGGACTCGATGGCGTCCCGGTTGAGTATGCAGGCGAAGCCTTCAAGCTGAAACATGGCGCGGTGGTCATCGCGGCCATCACCAGTTGCACGAATACCAGCAATCCGAGCGTGATGATTGCCGCTGGCCTGGTCGCTCGTAACGCCGTCAAGAAGGGTCTCATTCGCCAGCCGTGGGTGAAGTCGTCGCTCGCGCCGGGGAGTCGCGTGGTGACCGATTATCTCCTTCGCGCGGGTTTGACCTCGTCGCTCGACGCCTTGGGCTTCCAGCTCGTGGGCTACGGCTGCACCACCTGCATCGGCAATAGCGGTCCCTTGCCCGATCCCATTGCCGACGCCGTCAGCAAGAACGACCTGGTCGTCTGCTCGGTCCTCTCCGGCAACCGCAACTTCGAAGGCCGCGTGAATCCGCATGTGAAAGCGAATTACCTCGCGAGCCCGCCGCTGGTGGTGGCCTATGCCATCGCCGGGACGACCGACATCGATCTGACCACCGAACCGATCGGCCACGACCAGGCCGGCGATCCGGTATATCTCTCTGAGCTCTGGCCGTCGCAGAAGGAAATTTCTGACACCATCGCAGCCGCCATGTCGCCTGAGATGTTCATCAATGAATACTCCAAGGCATCCCTCGGGCCTCCGGAGTGGCAGGCGATCGAAGGGGGCGAAGGGGATTTGTTCGACTGGGTCGAAAGCAGCACCTATGTGCAGGAGCCGCCGTTCTTCGTCGATATCCCGAAAGAACCGCAGCCGATCAAGGGGATCACCGGCGCTCGCGTGCTGGTCAGCGTGGGGGATTCCTGCACGACCGACCACATCAGCCCGGCCGGGGCGATCAAGAAAGATTCGCCCGCCGGCAAGTTCCTGCAGGAACACGGGGTCGCGCCGAAAGACTTCAACAGCTACGGCAGCCGTCGCGGCAACGACCGCATCATGACCCGCGGCACGTTCGCCAACATCCGTCTCCGCAATCAGGTGGCCCCCGGCACCGAAGGGGGCGTCACCAAGTATCTTCCCACGAACGAAGTGACCTCCATTTACGAAGCCTCGATGAAGTATCAGGCCGCTGGGACGCCACTGCTGGTCCTGGCAGGCAAAGAGTACGGCACCGGGTCATCCCGCGACTGGGCCGCGAAGGGAACGCAGCAGCTCGGCATCAAGTTTGTCCTCGCTGAAAGCTACGAGCGAATTCACCGTTCCAACCTAATCGGGATGGGCGTGCTGCCGTTGCAGTTCCGGCCAGGCGAAAGCCGCGAGGCGCTCGAACTCGACGGCACCGAGATCTACGACGTGGCTCTGTCCGACGACCTCAAACCTGGCCAGGCTGTGGAAGTCTCCGCGAAGACGGCCTCAGGCGAGGAAGTCCACTTCGTCACGACCTGCCGGATCGATACGCCGGTCGAAGTCGACTACTACCGCAACGGCGGGATTCTGCACACCGTGCTGCGGAACCTGCTGAAGAGTTAGTGTGATGCCCCAAGGCAGTTGGTGAACCTTGAGAATCACAACGGAGTCACTGACACACGGAGAAGATGTAACCACGAATCACACAAATTTCACGAATTGATGCCTGGATATCGCTGCCTGGTTTTGAGAACGGACCGTGGGCGGCTGGCGCGACGTCGAGGCATCCCATTCGTGTTATTTGTCTGATTCGTGGTTCAATCTATTGCCTTCTACGTGGTGATCTTTTCTGCTTTCACAGTTCCAGAAGGCCCAAGCCATGTCCGGCTCACAATTCCCGCTCGAAATTGATATCGCCGGCGTTTCGAAACTGCTGGCTCATGGTGAAGATTTCCTGTTCCTCGATTGCCGCGAGCAGTCGGAGTATGAGACCGCCCGCATCGACGGGACGACGCTGCTGCCGATGAGCGAGATTCAGGAACGGGTGGACGAACTACACCCGGCAAAAGACCAGCGGGTGGTTATTCACTGCCACCACGGCGGCCGCAGCCTGCGGGTCGCCAGATGGCTGCGCGGCCAGGGCTTCGAAAAAGCCCAAAGCATGGCCGGCGGCATCGATGCGTGGTCAGAGCAAGTCGACCCAAGCGTCCCGCGGTATTGAACGGCAACACTCACTCCACCGCAAACCATGAAACTGCTGTTGAAATGCCGAAGAGCAGCATCGTGATGCCGAACTGAATGCCAAATGCTTTGCCCTTATTGACATCCTGGACGCCGAAATACTCGATGACGTTTCCCCGCAGCAAATACAGGTATAAAAGCAACGCCACGACCGCCCGACCGCCGAACTTCATGTAGTAGTATTCTGCCCCGCGATCTCCGGTTCCGATCTCATCAGCGAGCATGCTAACAGTGGCCATGGCGCTCAAGTTCCTGACGATCCCGTAGACGTAATAGAACGTCGAGCACCACCAGCCCCAACGTGTTCCCAGGAACATGCCGACGCCGGACGCCAGAGTTAGTCCGGACAGAAAGTACATCCCGACGGCCAACAATCCTGGCGGTAGTCCAAGTTGATCTAACGCTGGCTGAACCCGATCAAGATTGAACGATAAATAGACGGAAGCGAAAAGCAGCCCGATCCCACCCAGCACGTTGAGGATGCCTAGAATCCAGATTCCAGTGGGGCGATCTTGCATGATTCACCGGCTTCCCAATTACTGTAGAGTGCGCTCAGACCGTCACTCCGCGCGTTTCTTCCCGATGAACACATAGTGCGGAGCGCGCACGAACGGCAGATACGGGATCTTTCCGCGGCGCTCGCTGAGCATCACCGTCTCGAATTTGTTCTTCAAGTACGGAATGTGGTCAGGGCTGAGGAACACGTTGTCACTGCCGAACCACGGCGGCCAGAACGTTCTGGTACTCCAGCCGTGCGGCGTATGCCCGTCGCCGGGATATTTTCGGGCGACGAAGAAGTCGACGATGCCGATCGAGCCGCCTGGCTTCAGCAGGCTGTAAGCATGGTCCATCGCCCGAAACCAGTCGGGAATCATCGTCAGCGAATAGGAAAACGTGACGACGTCGACGGAACCTTCAGGCGGAACAAACGTGGTCGCGTCGTGACAGACCGGGACGACGTTCTGCCAGCCGCGGGCCTGTACGCGGGCCTGGGCCTGTTCGAGCAGCGAGGTCGACAGATCGACCAGATACATCTTCGACAGGTCATTGATGCGGGGGCCGAGATGCTCGGCGTTTTCGCCGGTCCCGGCGCCGAGATCGACCCACACGCCACCCTGCGGGACAGGAACGCTCTGAATCATTTCCTGCCGGCTGTGGAGCATGCGGCGACGGAAGTCGTCATAGCCGTTGGCCTGACCTGAATAGAAGCTTTCGAGGCGTTCCTGATGCGTCGAACCGCTCGCACGACGGGCGACCAGATGCCACAGGGTTTTCAGATCGTTGACGACGTTCGCCACAGTGAACACATCCGTCGGAAGGAATGAGGAATGAGAGGAGTTGTCAGTCGTCAGTTCTCAGTTTGAAAAACACGAAAATGAAAACGAGTTGCGTTTTCTCAAGTGGCTTGGTCTGAACTGATGACTGACAACTGATGACTATTAAATGAAGCTGGCTCGGAGTCAGACCGTTACGTCTTCAAATCTGCGATGTAGAAGCTGCCGTAGGTGTTCACACGGTCGATCGGGTGCAGCTCCGCGGCCAGTTCGGGCTTGTAGTGGAGCAGTTCGCTCATGTGGGCTTTGCCGCCGTTCACCTGAACTTCGATAGGATCGACGAAGTCGACCGAGAGCCCGGCGCTCCGCCAGATGAGTTTGGTGTTCGGCGCAGCGTGGTCGACGATCCCCTGCCATTCCGCGGCGAGCACATCGCGATGATGGCTGTACAGCCAGTCCATGTGGTCGAGCAGAATATAGCGAGAGATCTTTCCGGGGTGGGTGTTCAGGAACCCCAGTACCGAGTCGGTATGGGTCGTCACGTTGTCGGCGACGCCCCCCTTCAGCTTCGAGAAGTTCGCTTCCTTGAGATACTCGGGGCAGCATTCGGGGGTGTACTGGCCGGTGAGATAGACTCGCCAGAAGTAGTTGTCTGACAGCGGCAACCGCGTGAACACGGTTTCGATCCGGTCGACGATAAACTGGGCGATGCCGCCCGGGTAGTCACGATCGAGCTGCTTGCGCTGACTGCGGGGGACGCCCAGCAGGGCCATGGTGGTGTCGCGGCGGAGCATCCACTGAATCAGGGGACGGAACAGCGCCTCCTTCAGCTTTGCCCGCTTGTAGATTTCTTTCTGCTCTTCGACCGTTTTCGCCTCGAGAATCTCGTTGATCGAATGGCGAATCCGGGCAACCCGATTGATGTAGCCGTTGACCATCCACGCGAACAGGCCCGAGGTGCCGCGGAAATAGAAACTGCTGCGACGGGTGCCGCCTGAGAAGAAATCGCCGTTCTGGTCCCAGAACCGCTGCGCTGCTTCCGGGAGTTCGGGACGGAGCAGTTGGGGATAAACAGTCTTCCAGCTTTTGAGCTGTCCTTTGCCGAACAGATCGAAGAACTGTTCGTAGTCCAGCTTCTTGATGCCGGCCTTTTTGAGTTCGAGCAGCGCGTTCTGCCGGAAGTTCATGTCGACGGCGTAAACATGCTTTGAGCCCGCGAGCGCATAGTCGAGAGCGTTGCAACCGGCCGACGTAATCACCAGCACTTCGTCATCGGGTGTGAATTCCAGCGCCACTCGATCCAGACGGGGATCTTCCCAACACTGGTTGTAGACGAGGTTTTTGCCGTGAATGAGATTGAAGCAGGTGCGGCTGATGCGTTCCAGCGGCATAGTGATCTCCGTAACGCCGCCGAGCGGAGTCTCCGCACTCGCCGATGCCCCGCAGCCAGTGCGGTCTGACCGCCTGAAGGGAGAGCAATAATGCGAAAACGGTCTCACTCGACAACGTGGCTTCCAATCGCGGCGCTGAGCGCTGGCTGGAAACCGGCTGACAAAGGGGCTTGTGTGAAATGACGGGATCAGGCAGTAGCGCAGGCCCTTCGCTTGCGACGGCCATTTACCGCAGTCAAGCCGACCAGGCCAGGTCGGCGCTGTCAGCCCGTACCCCAGTCAAGATGCGAAATCGTACCGAAAACGGAACGAG containing:
- a CDS encoding 3-keto-disaccharide hydrolase, which gives rise to MDLNALSFGSHRQAGRLTGGLICLLLCTAAAAGGADTVSPPAANDRITLSGRFPGETWQFFSGKKDARLEETWKIINDADSGQPVLICTGEPHGYIQTARSFAAFEMELEWRYPRDANGNSGILLFVNGEPRLWPASVQVQLYQPEAGSTFPNGSAKTGNELRKVPPLSKPVNNWNRCHIVCRAGTVTVTINGQKVGEVTGCDPQSGAIGLQSEGSEIHFRNVVIRPLPMDLASQGGVTTLKSLPQASNDAVLATEPLQLVPPVDVVP
- a CDS encoding sigma-54 interaction domain-containing protein: MNGSGLQRWAISALAALAVLYCLVVLWYVPTQFSLPLGCLLTNTESEGTPPRGLEIRDVSLLKGLDGKIRGITPEVGDHIIAAAGRPIRSFADWVRLHRDLRSWKIDSAARISFGKDPTEDSALSNLAVFEYPDKSRVVVVWFLRPGSPKPLQACLPLVGQPIFSVSATLLWFVLELCVLIMGAVAYWNRPFDQPLRTFVALSALTLVAFVGGSHWWLIAGNPWLTIIFSVAGTLLPAVLLHFFLVYPYPVSWYADNQPASTRLLYLIPGLAAAGLSVMILATSILSGEHGNGPFAQTIARLTGETAAAIVPRLRSSIYLVFGIGVTYFLLSLLAIRRSLQVARNPFERNQVRSLLWAALAATALITYTMYLAVTDQVEFALGAARLPMFGASLAFMLAYAIGIARYKLLLIDQVVSKGAWYYFASAGLALIFSALIAIGAMHALHQDLSLFGQTAPLILVLMTAVLILIWVRDSLQRNLDRRFFSEKYQLDKALNRMNRVVSSVLEPEAVADSLLTSCQEILQVQHVTLYLRKGVRMDFRMFTARGRGDLPQQITLDAEVFESLTQDLVLQRVAHSATPAQQLLRTLKSEVIYGLEMQGQLGGLLALGAKPNNLHFSAEDLAFVGAMGRISGVALHCATVQQDVTRLNQDLQLKLGKIEDQERKLSVLQNELATLSKLPTPSAVETEFRREGIRGNSPAILSVLETVRKVASSESSVLIRGESGTGKELLARSIHENSPRRNGPLVAVHCAALSPTLLESELFGHVKGAFTDARQDKPGRFQLANGGTLFLDEIGDISLDVQVKLLRVLQERVFEPVGSTQTVPADVRIVTATHRNLEQLIASGRFREDLFYRLNVISITLPPLRDRQEDLYELAVHFLRRSSAKSSKSVLHINDEAMKCLHNYHWQGNIRELENVIERAVVLAEGTSIRVEDLPVEIREAPPWPQASGESPRPAVESLVSRTGQLAVRRKSLNKQDDERRALVAALDECGGNKAEAARLLGIPRSTFFSKLKKHGLG
- the acnA gene encoding aconitate hydratase AcnA is translated as MSGTNPFGAESTLKTLAGDFKIHRLEKLTEMGLGDVSRLPFSIRVLLESALRCCDGYIVSEQDVKNVLNWRPKQAEPTEIPFMPGRVVLQDFTGVPAVVDLAALRAAMVRMGGDPKKINPLVPCDLVIDHSVQVDAFASDGALQENLDLEFERNQERYQFLKWGQKAFQNFRVVPPATGIVHQVNLEYLAGAVLARDGVAFPDSLVGTDSHTTMINGLGVVGWGVGGIEAEAVMLGQPIYMLLPEVVGFKLKGELPEGATATDLVLTATQMLRRHGVVGKFVEFYGPGLASMSLPDRATIANMAPEYGATMGFFPVDDETLRYLERTGRSKEQIDLVEKYYKAQGMFRTAESPEPEFSTTMELDLACIEPSMAGPKRPQDRILLTGMKAQWEQDLSSTFGKLTNTADSTPASMADEGGLAAATVVANDPGLDGVPVEYAGEAFKLKHGAVVIAAITSCTNTSNPSVMIAAGLVARNAVKKGLIRQPWVKSSLAPGSRVVTDYLLRAGLTSSLDALGFQLVGYGCTTCIGNSGPLPDPIADAVSKNDLVVCSVLSGNRNFEGRVNPHVKANYLASPPLVVAYAIAGTTDIDLTTEPIGHDQAGDPVYLSELWPSQKEISDTIAAAMSPEMFINEYSKASLGPPEWQAIEGGEGDLFDWVESSTYVQEPPFFVDIPKEPQPIKGITGARVLVSVGDSCTTDHISPAGAIKKDSPAGKFLQEHGVAPKDFNSYGSRRGNDRIMTRGTFANIRLRNQVAPGTEGGVTKYLPTNEVTSIYEASMKYQAAGTPLLVLAGKEYGTGSSRDWAAKGTQQLGIKFVLAESYERIHRSNLIGMGVLPLQFRPGESREALELDGTEIYDVALSDDLKPGQAVEVSAKTASGEEVHFVTTCRIDTPVEVDYYRNGGILHTVLRNLLKS
- a CDS encoding rhodanese-like domain-containing protein; this encodes MSGSQFPLEIDIAGVSKLLAHGEDFLFLDCREQSEYETARIDGTTLLPMSEIQERVDELHPAKDQRVVIHCHHGGRSLRVARWLRGQGFEKAQSMAGGIDAWSEQVDPSVPRY
- a CDS encoding class I SAM-dependent methyltransferase, translated to MANVVNDLKTLWHLVARRASGSTHQERLESFYSGQANGYDDFRRRMLHSRQEMIQSVPVPQGGVWVDLGAGTGENAEHLGPRINDLSKMYLVDLSTSLLEQAQARVQARGWQNVVPVCHDATTFVPPEGSVDVVTFSYSLTMIPDWFRAMDHAYSLLKPGGSIGIVDFFVARKYPGDGHTPHGWSTRTFWPPWFGSDNVFLSPDHIPYLKNKFETVMLSERRGKIPYLPFVRAPHYVFIGKKRAE
- a CDS encoding DUF3419 family protein, yielding MPLERISRTCFNLIHGKNLVYNQCWEDPRLDRVALEFTPDDEVLVITSAGCNALDYALAGSKHVYAVDMNFRQNALLELKKAGIKKLDYEQFFDLFGKGQLKSWKTVYPQLLRPELPEAAQRFWDQNGDFFSGGTRRSSFYFRGTSGLFAWMVNGYINRVARIRHSINEILEAKTVEEQKEIYKRAKLKEALFRPLIQWMLRRDTTMALLGVPRSQRKQLDRDYPGGIAQFIVDRIETVFTRLPLSDNYFWRVYLTGQYTPECCPEYLKEANFSKLKGGVADNVTTHTDSVLGFLNTHPGKISRYILLDHMDWLYSHHRDVLAAEWQGIVDHAAPNTKLIWRSAGLSVDFVDPIEVQVNGGKAHMSELLHYKPELAAELHPIDRVNTYGSFYIADLKT